From the genome of Melitaea cinxia chromosome 12, ilMelCinx1.1, whole genome shotgun sequence, one region includes:
- the LOC123658226 gene encoding uncharacterized protein LOC123658226, which yields MSGFRTRRKKLKAKWSQDDINRAFKLVEDGTAIREAARLNGIPFSTLQERLKSKNQALPAMGRNPVFTKEQEAEMADQVKFLGNIFYGCTAIQIRKMAYEYAVHNHIKHNFNNTLRMAGKDWLTGFMKRNKLSARKAEGTSLNRAKAFNKHEVSIFFKLLEELMEKYKFLPRNIFNMDETGITSVHYPGKVITEKGQKRVGSITSGERGTTVTAVCAVSATGSYIPPMLIYPRQRHSLALENDGPRGAVYRYSKNGWINEDLFIDWLKHFAAVTKPSETEPILLILDNHSSHISLRAYEFCKESNIVMLSLPPHGSHRIQPLDVSIYGTLKTAYKQECNILMKTELGRKITQNDIASLFRKAYQKIASIPKAEAGFAATGIYPLNPDVFTDEDFLAAEILNSSELMISVEERRNQDNKTPEVQTISLNTEPHMSSSNSPSLLMDQNQIAPETNIVESTQVLLPFIDNATPSTSAATAKDLLPVPKKSTNSKKVQGASRKQHATVLTNTPFKEALIQKEERKLTKEKKKQCGVKMKLETKTRKRPAKPATVRKVKKKLLQDNNKDQNLSDSQIDMADVRDDDDTDVEDLENKCMLCDDYGRNNELWYRCVQCGLWAHAECSGYESPEGYVCDLCR from the coding sequence ATGTCGGGATTTCGAACTAGGAGAAAAAAATTGAAGGCGAAATGGAGCCAAGATGATATAAATAGGGCATTTAAGCTTGTCGAAGACGGAACCGCGATAAGAGAGGCTGCACGGTTGAATGGTATTCCGTTTTCAACCCTTCAAGAAAGGCTTAAGAGCAAGAACCAGGCGTTACCAGCTATGGGAAGAAATCCAGTCTTCACGAAAGAACAGGAAGCGGAAATGGCAGACCAAGTGAAGTTTCTCGGCAATATATTTTATGGCTGCACTGCCATTCAAATAAGGAAAATGGCTTATGAATACGCTGTTCATAATCACATAAAGCAcaattttaacaatactttAAGAATGGCTGGGAAGGATTGGCTTACAGGATTTATGAAGCGAAATAAGTTGTCTGCTCGGAAAGCTGAGGGTACGAGCCTGAATAGAGCTAAAGCTTTTAACAAGCATGAAGTttctatatttttcaaattacttGAAGAGTTAATGgagaaatataagtttttaccAAGGAACATATTTAATATGGACGAAACTGGCATCACATCAGTGCATTACCCGGGAAAAGTGATAACTGAGAAAGGCCAAAAACGTGTAGGCTCTATAACCTCTGGTGAAAGAGGGACGACAGTTACAGCTGTGTGTGCAGTAAGTGCTACTGGAAGTTACATTCCACCAATGCTTATATATCCTCGTCAGAGACATTCACTGGCACTGGAAAACGATGGTCCACGTGGTGCAGTATACCGGTACTCGAAAAATGGATGGATCAACGAAGACCTTTTCATAGATTGGTTGAAACACTTTGCTGCTGTCACAAAACCTTCTGAAACTGAGCCAATACTTCTCATTTTGGACAATCACAGCAGCCACATTTCTTTGAGAGCTTATGAATTTTGCAAGGAGAGTAACATAGTTATGCTGTCATTACCACCACACGGCTCCCACCGGATCCAGCCCTTGGATGTTTCCATTTATGGTACTCTCAAAACTGCCTATAAGCAGGAATGCAATATTTTGATGAAAACTGAATTAGGACGAAAAATCACACAAAACGACATTGCCTCGCTTTTTAGAAAAGCTTATCAAAAAATAGCAAGCATCCCAAAAGCTGAAGCAGGATTTGCTGCTACTGGAATATATCCCCTAAACCCAGACGTGTTCACGGATGAAGACTTCCTAGCTGCTGAAATTTTAAACAGCAGTGAATTAATGATATCCGTAGAAGAAAGGCGCAACCAGGATAATAAAACTCCAGAAGTTCAAACCATCTCACTGAACACAGAACCACACATGTCATCATCCAATTCACCATCACTTCTCATGGACCAAAACCAAATAGCACCAGAAACTAATATTGTGGAATCTACTCAAGTTCTGCTCCCTTTCATAGATAATGCCACTCCATCTACTTCAGCAGCTACCGCCAAAGATCTTCTACCAGTTCCAAAGAAATCCACAAACAGTAAGAAAGTGCAGGGAGCCTCTCGAAAACAACATGCAACAGTACTCACAAATACTCCTTTCAAGGAAGCTCTGATacaaaaagaagaaagaaaattgACGAAGGAAAAGAAGAAACAATGTGGCGTAAAAATGAAACTAGAAACAAAGACAAGGAAAAGACCAGCTAAACCTGCTACTGTCAGAAAGGTGAAAAAGAAGCTGCTTCAGGATAATAACAAGGATCAAAATTTATCAGACTCGCAAATCGATATGGCTGACGTACGCGATGATGATGACACCGATGTCGAAGATCTTGAGAACAAATGCATGTTATGCGACGATTATGGTCGCAACAACGAGCTTTGGTACAGGTGCGTACAGTGTGGCCTTTGGGCGCATGCCGAGTGCTCGGGTTATGAGTCACCCGAAGGCTACGTGTGCGATTTGTGCCGATAA